A genomic region of Anopheles coustani chromosome 3, idAnoCousDA_361_x.2, whole genome shotgun sequence contains the following coding sequences:
- the LOC131260637 gene encoding ubiquitin-conjugating enzyme E2 G2: MAGSALRRLMAEYRQLTLNPPEGIIAGPISEENFFEWEALITGPEGTCFEGGIFTAKLIFPPDYPLSPPKMKFTCEMFHPNIFTDGRVCISILHAPGDDPLGYELSAERWSPVQSVEKILLSVVSMLAEPNDESGANVDAAIMWRENREEFNKIARRIVRKTLGLSS; the protein is encoded by the exons ATGGCGGGATCTGCCTTACGACGTTTGATGGCCGAATACAGGC AGCTCACGCTAAACCCCCCGGAAGGAATCATCGCGGGTCCAATCAGcgaggaaaacttttttgaatGGGAAGCACTAATTAC AGGTCCAGAAGGAACATGCTTTGAGGGCGGCATATTCACAGCGAAACTGATCTTTCCACCAGATTATCCCCTCAGTCCGCCGAAGATGAAGTTCACCTGTGAAATGTTCCATCCAAATA ttttcACTGATGGCCGTGTATGCATATCTATTTTACATGCACCAGGCGATGATCCATTAG GATATGAACTGTCCGCAGAGCGCTGGAGCCCTGTGCAAAGTGTAGAAAAGATCCTACTAAGTGTAGTCAGTATGTTGGCTG AGCCAAATGATGAATCCGGGGCAAACGTCGATGCGGCGATCATGTGGCGCGAAAATAGGGAAGAGTTCAACAAAATTGCCAGAAGGATCGTGCGCAAAACGCTCGGTCTTTCGTCGTAA
- the LOC131272303 gene encoding probable rRNA-processing protein EBP2 homolog isoform X2, with translation MSFTTNDSVENNDSKMQASDGSDDDFASESDESGFSEEEDSDDALRELFLQNKLKPGLNVIQKVTHAPVNDQEKLQAALEMIKLKAPWIERMDLVNDLAPLTPELAIQIEKHEQKRENQFKGNRKIPYVAPELDPVLNDFKREIMFHRQAQAATIEGIRRLHELGVTTKRPNDYFAEMAKSDEHMKRITKVLQDKQEGIAKSERIRQLREQRRIGKLIQRQATEKRDEERRKMLSDVKKFRKGKLANLDFLDGDGDDDEGPRGDFRKSGKPKPSKKQAAKISSGKRKARDAKFGFGGRKKGMKRNTRDSCMDDGRKKRPAGGKGGAAKNRPGKSRRSQGKNQRKK, from the exons ATGAGTTTC ACAACAAATGATTCCGTGGAAAACAACGATTCCAAAATGCAAGCTTCCGATGGATCAGATGATGATTTTGCTAGTGAAAGTGATGAATCCGGGTTTTCCGAAGAGGAAGATTCCGACGATGCG CTACGAGAATTGTTCCTGCAGAATAAACTAAAGCCGGGTCTGAACGTAATCCAGAAGGTAACACACGCACCAGTCAACGACCAGGAAAAGCTACAGGCTGCCTTAGAGATGATCAAATTGAAAGCCCCTTGGATAGAACGGATGGATCTGGTAAACGACCTAGCTCCACTCACCCCGGAGCTGGCCATTCAGATAGAAAAGCATGAGCAGAAGCGTGAAAACCAGTTCAAAGGCAATCGCAAAATCCCGTACGTTGCGCCCGAGCTTGATCCGGTACTGAACGACTTCAAGCGCGAGATCATGTTCCACCGACAGGCACAGGCGGCCACGATCGAGGGCATCCGGCGTCTACACGAGCTGGGTGTGACGACGAAGCGCCCGAATGACTACTTTGCCGAAATGGCCAAATCGGACGAACACATGAAGCGCATCACCAAGGTGCTACAGGACAAACAGGAGGGTATTGCCAAGTCGGAGCGGATCAGGCAATTGCGCGAACAGCGTCGAATTGGCAAGCTGATTCAGCGACAGGCGACCGAAAAGCGTGATGAAGAGCGCCGTAAGATGCTGAGCGATGTGAAAAAGTTCCGCAAGGGTAAGCTGGCCAATCTTGACTTCTTGGACGGGGACGGGGACGATGACGAGGGTCCGCGTGGGGATTTCCGCAAGTCTGGTAAGCCGAAGCCCAGCAAGAAACAAGCCGCTAAGATATCAAGCGGTAAACGTAAGGCGCGCGATGCGAAGTTTGGTTTCGGTGGGCGGAAAAAGGGGATGAAGCGCAACACACGGGATTCGTGCATGGATGATGGGCGTAAAAAACGTCCCGCTGGTGGAAAAGGTGGGGCGGCGAAGAATCGACCTGGAAAGTCACGACGATCGCAAGGTAAAAATCAAAGGAAGAAGTAA
- the LOC131272303 gene encoding probable rRNA-processing protein EBP2 homolog isoform X1 produces the protein MLLADKPFRTTNDSVENNDSKMQASDGSDDDFASESDESGFSEEEDSDDALRELFLQNKLKPGLNVIQKVTHAPVNDQEKLQAALEMIKLKAPWIERMDLVNDLAPLTPELAIQIEKHEQKRENQFKGNRKIPYVAPELDPVLNDFKREIMFHRQAQAATIEGIRRLHELGVTTKRPNDYFAEMAKSDEHMKRITKVLQDKQEGIAKSERIRQLREQRRIGKLIQRQATEKRDEERRKMLSDVKKFRKGKLANLDFLDGDGDDDEGPRGDFRKSGKPKPSKKQAAKISSGKRKARDAKFGFGGRKKGMKRNTRDSCMDDGRKKRPAGGKGGAAKNRPGKSRRSQGKNQRKK, from the exons ATGCTCCTCGCCGACAAACCGTTCCGG ACAACAAATGATTCCGTGGAAAACAACGATTCCAAAATGCAAGCTTCCGATGGATCAGATGATGATTTTGCTAGTGAAAGTGATGAATCCGGGTTTTCCGAAGAGGAAGATTCCGACGATGCG CTACGAGAATTGTTCCTGCAGAATAAACTAAAGCCGGGTCTGAACGTAATCCAGAAGGTAACACACGCACCAGTCAACGACCAGGAAAAGCTACAGGCTGCCTTAGAGATGATCAAATTGAAAGCCCCTTGGATAGAACGGATGGATCTGGTAAACGACCTAGCTCCACTCACCCCGGAGCTGGCCATTCAGATAGAAAAGCATGAGCAGAAGCGTGAAAACCAGTTCAAAGGCAATCGCAAAATCCCGTACGTTGCGCCCGAGCTTGATCCGGTACTGAACGACTTCAAGCGCGAGATCATGTTCCACCGACAGGCACAGGCGGCCACGATCGAGGGCATCCGGCGTCTACACGAGCTGGGTGTGACGACGAAGCGCCCGAATGACTACTTTGCCGAAATGGCCAAATCGGACGAACACATGAAGCGCATCACCAAGGTGCTACAGGACAAACAGGAGGGTATTGCCAAGTCGGAGCGGATCAGGCAATTGCGCGAACAGCGTCGAATTGGCAAGCTGATTCAGCGACAGGCGACCGAAAAGCGTGATGAAGAGCGCCGTAAGATGCTGAGCGATGTGAAAAAGTTCCGCAAGGGTAAGCTGGCCAATCTTGACTTCTTGGACGGGGACGGGGACGATGACGAGGGTCCGCGTGGGGATTTCCGCAAGTCTGGTAAGCCGAAGCCCAGCAAGAAACAAGCCGCTAAGATATCAAGCGGTAAACGTAAGGCGCGCGATGCGAAGTTTGGTTTCGGTGGGCGGAAAAAGGGGATGAAGCGCAACACACGGGATTCGTGCATGGATGATGGGCGTAAAAAACGTCCCGCTGGTGGAAAAGGTGGGGCGGCGAAGAATCGACCTGGAAAGTCACGACGATCGCAAGGTAAAAATCAAAGGAAGAAGTAA
- the LOC131259355 gene encoding uncharacterized protein LOC131259355, whose translation MRVLLNLWTIGILCAVLHLSTARKLDSIASNLIPGGSKLGQQKQNVVDTYEDVSASETQQDAGSEALPESTETNEIEDEVASPEVVNEVLEESNVVPQETVSEATVVNMDDSSIINRYCRCTAYECNCCRDIDVPLFPVKGPGCAVIQYLDGDRMSVGVKFADRMIVNRVISARRATPVCLPLPGGYNRFCGRVYGISRKANEGFKACLGLELRADDEVEAVLRVSCFKFGPRGLSVMDPEPLPPVDDIDVADEEDEDDEDEEEELFGFGLDDDDEDDDEDDDDDGGADSGSVQDNDQGDSPDYTGFSFLDRDLMGSIFGVKKFW comes from the exons ATGCGggttttgttgaatttgtGGACCATAGGCATACTATGCGCGGTTCTTCACCTATCTACCGCACGAAAGCTTGACA GCATTGCATCGAACCTCATTCCCGGTGGCAGTAAGTTGGGTCAACAAAAGCAAAACGTTGTCGATACCTACGAGGACGTGTCGGCGTCCGAAACCCAGCAGGATGCCGGTAGCGAAGCGCTGCCAGAAAGTacagaaacgaacgaaatcgaGGATGAAGTGGCCAGCCCGGAAGTGGTGAACGAGGTGCTGGAAGAATCGAACGTGGTTCCGCAGGAAACGGTCAGCGAAGCGACGGTGGTCAACATGGACGACTCGAGCATCATTAATCGGTACTGTCGGTGCACGGCATACGAGTGTAACTGCTGCCGGGACATCGACGTGCCACTCTTCCCGGTCAAGGGCCCGGGTTGTGCCGTCATACAGTACCTGGACGGTGACCGGATGTCGGTCGGAGTAAAGTTTGCCGATCGAATGATCGTGAACCGCGTTATCTCCG CCAGGAGAGCGACACCGGTTTGTCTACCACTTCCCGGTGGCTATAATCGATTCTGTGGCCGCGTCTACGGTATCTCGCGGAAGGCAAACGAAGGATTCAAGGCATGCCTCGGGCTGGAGCTGCGGGCGGACGACGAGGTGGAGGCGGTACTGCGAGTTTCCTGCTTCAAATTTGGACCTCGCGGACTTTCCGTTATGGATCCGGAACCGCTACCACCGGTCGACGACATCGATGTGGCCGATgaggaggacgaggacgacgaggacgaggaggaagagttgtttggatttggacTTG atgatgacgacgaagatgatgatgaagacgacgatgacgatggtggGGCGGACAGTGGCAGTGTGCAGGATAACGATCAGGGTGATTCACCGGACTACACCGGGTTCAGTTTCCTCGATCGCGATCTAATGGGCAGCATATTTGGTGTGAAAAAGTTTTGGTAG
- the LOC131261175 gene encoding protein LSM12 homolog A — MAGLVQDCFSIGSTVECTTCYNANIEGEVLAFDQQTKMLILKCPSASNSSKLNDVYIVNLAMCSDVQVKKEACKSPEPPLSLNLQRLSTRARNQVEQKKCQFSALAAGVSPEGQNLFMAIARTISQVTWSGPNIVVFKDVTITPPYKVDNVNGPPDRQLSYVKKIVEKHSDDQAGITKSTSADIAAN, encoded by the exons ATGGCTGGTCTGGTCCAGGACTGTTTCTCCATTGGGAGCACGGTGGAGTGTACAACCTGCTACAACGCTAACATCGAGGGCGAGGTGCTGGCATTCGACCAGCAAACGAAGATGCTCATACTAA AATGCCCGTCGGCTAGTAATTCTTCAAAACTGAATGACGTTTATATCGTCAACCTGGCGATGTGCAGCGATGTCCAGGTGAAAAAGGAAGCATGCAAATCTCCGGAGCCACCATTATCGTTAAACCTGCAGCGT CTGAGCACCAGGGCTAGAAATCAGGTGGAACAGAAAAAGTGTCAGTTTTCTGCGCTTGCTGCCGGCGTCAGCCCAGAAGGCCAGAACCTCTTTATGGCTATTGCACGCACTATCTCTCAG GTCACCTGGTCTGGTCCAAACATTGTGGTTTTCAAAGACGTCACGATAACACCTCCATATAAAGTAGACAACGTGAATGGTCCCCCGGACCGACAGCTAAGCTACGTGAAGAAAATT GTGGAAAAACATTCGGACGATCAAGCCGGCATCACTAAAAGCACATCGGCCGACATCGCTGCCAACTGA
- the LOC131261173 gene encoding sin3 histone deacetylase corepressor complex component SDS3-like isoform X1: protein MSSNQRSTLEEGPEENTEHEYEAYLSEDNEYDSGEDTEEASETELGSSMNQRTMDERMEIKEQMYQDKLANLMHQMDLLKMGKHPDYLRRVETLTVELEDRLMLNELHRDYMLQCAERECANEIAAAEKEFEEKAAELKETLIAVWEDRKKMVEQEHATMELSGDSIDVKPTVSRKLRRRPNEPLPVPEKRRKPSTSQLVFLLDEKEIEHDLKLVLRGKPSYSGRSEQHGINEGASTSSGAGPSGINPSTSAHSSSGNSGGSGYASGQPCSDQNGASTSDVYASGSQTNQSSHTQPSSSRTQAPSSLQQQQQQPLSETRIEDGKLWYERRWFHRGQPVYVEGKDISRFSGNISAIGVDGICVKKTSDGQKVRIFLSHLRRGKVSIKRRAN, encoded by the exons ATGTCTTCCAATCAGCGATCGACGCTGGAAGAAGGTCCAGAAGAAAACACCGAGCACGAATATGAGGCATATCTGTCTGAGGACAATGAATACGACAGTGGGGAAG ATACGGAAGAGGCTAGCGAGACGGAGTTAGGATCGTCGATGAACCAGCGCACGATGGACGAACGAATGGAGATAAAAGAGCAGATGTACCAGGACAAACTAGCCAACTTGATGCATCAGATGGACCTTTTGAAGATGGGAAAGCACCCCGATTACCTGCGCCGCGTCGAGACACTAACGGTGGAACTAGAAGACCGTTTGATGCTCAACGAATTGCACCGAGACTACATGCTCCAGTGCGCCGAACGAGAATGTGCGAATGAAATTGCGGCAGCCGAAAAGGAGTTTGAGGAAAAGGCAGCGGAGCTTAAGGAGACGTTGATTGCCGTCTGGGAGGATCGGAAGAAGATGGTCGAGCAAGAGCATGCCACGATGGAATTGAGTGGCGACTCGATCGATGTTAAGCCAACCGTCTCACGAAAATTGCGTCGTCGTCCGAACGAGCCGCTTCCGGTGCCAGAGAAGCGGCGCAAACCGTCCACCAGCCAGCTCGTTTTTCTGCTAGACGAAAAAGAGATCGAACATGATCTAAAGCTCGTACTTCGTGGCAAACCTTCCTATTCCGGGCGTTCGGAGCAGCACGGTATAAACGAGGGTGCTTCGACCAGTAGCGGAGCAGGTCCAAGTGGAATTAATCCTTCCACGTCGGCGCACAGCTCGAGTGGAAACTCTGGCGGTTCGGGTTATGCTAGTGGTCAACCGTGTTCCGATCAGAACGGAGCTTCTACATCAGATGTGTACGCAAGCGGATCTCAAACA AACCAAAGTTCCCATACACAGCCATCCAGCTCTCGAACACAGGCGCCTTCATccttgcagcagcagcagcagcaaccttTGAGTGAGACACGCATCGAGGATGGTAAGCTGTGGTATGAACGCCGTTGGTTTCACCGTGGTCAACCAGTATATGTCGAAGGAAAAGACATTTCTCGATTCTCGGGGAATATATCAGCGATTGGCGTCGATGGCATTTGCGTGAAGAAAACATCAGACGGCCAAAAGGTGCGCATCTTTCTTTCTCACCTACGCCGAGGAAAAGTTTCCATCAAGCGACGTGCCAACTAA
- the LOC131261173 gene encoding sin3 histone deacetylase corepressor complex component SDS3-like isoform X2 yields the protein MSSNQRSTLEEGPEENTEHEYEAYLSEDNEYDSGEDTEEASETELGSSMNQRTMDERMEIKEQMYQDKLANLMHQMDLLKMGKHPDYLRRVETLTVELEDRLMLNELHRDYMLQCAERECANEIAAAEKEFEEKAAELKETLIAVWEDRKKMVEQEHATMELSGDSIDVKPTVSRKLRRRPNEPLPVPEKRRKPSTSQLVFLLDEKEIEHDLKLVLRGKPSYSGRSEQHGINEGASTSSGAGPSGINPSTSAHSSSGNSGGSGYASGQPCSDQNGASTSDVYASGSQTAPSSLQQQQQQPLSETRIEDGKLWYERRWFHRGQPVYVEGKDISRFSGNISAIGVDGICVKKTSDGQKVRIFLSHLRRGKVSIKRRAN from the exons ATGTCTTCCAATCAGCGATCGACGCTGGAAGAAGGTCCAGAAGAAAACACCGAGCACGAATATGAGGCATATCTGTCTGAGGACAATGAATACGACAGTGGGGAAG ATACGGAAGAGGCTAGCGAGACGGAGTTAGGATCGTCGATGAACCAGCGCACGATGGACGAACGAATGGAGATAAAAGAGCAGATGTACCAGGACAAACTAGCCAACTTGATGCATCAGATGGACCTTTTGAAGATGGGAAAGCACCCCGATTACCTGCGCCGCGTCGAGACACTAACGGTGGAACTAGAAGACCGTTTGATGCTCAACGAATTGCACCGAGACTACATGCTCCAGTGCGCCGAACGAGAATGTGCGAATGAAATTGCGGCAGCCGAAAAGGAGTTTGAGGAAAAGGCAGCGGAGCTTAAGGAGACGTTGATTGCCGTCTGGGAGGATCGGAAGAAGATGGTCGAGCAAGAGCATGCCACGATGGAATTGAGTGGCGACTCGATCGATGTTAAGCCAACCGTCTCACGAAAATTGCGTCGTCGTCCGAACGAGCCGCTTCCGGTGCCAGAGAAGCGGCGCAAACCGTCCACCAGCCAGCTCGTTTTTCTGCTAGACGAAAAAGAGATCGAACATGATCTAAAGCTCGTACTTCGTGGCAAACCTTCCTATTCCGGGCGTTCGGAGCAGCACGGTATAAACGAGGGTGCTTCGACCAGTAGCGGAGCAGGTCCAAGTGGAATTAATCCTTCCACGTCGGCGCACAGCTCGAGTGGAAACTCTGGCGGTTCGGGTTATGCTAGTGGTCAACCGTGTTCCGATCAGAACGGAGCTTCTACATCAGATGTGTACGCAAGCGGATCTCAAACA GCGCCTTCATccttgcagcagcagcagcagcaaccttTGAGTGAGACACGCATCGAGGATGGTAAGCTGTGGTATGAACGCCGTTGGTTTCACCGTGGTCAACCAGTATATGTCGAAGGAAAAGACATTTCTCGATTCTCGGGGAATATATCAGCGATTGGCGTCGATGGCATTTGCGTGAAGAAAACATCAGACGGCCAAAAGGTGCGCATCTTTCTTTCTCACCTACGCCGAGGAAAAGTTTCCATCAAGCGACGTGCCAACTAA
- the LOC131261172 gene encoding A-kinase anchor protein 1, mitochondrial, protein MITGRPLLFLSLPSLALIVGLVWYRRKFKPDAGDRGGEKSKECESMITSRSNTTADSEPDVKQTSSLPIQQSGNNNNGAENWDNCSGSGHSSAGSSRSAPIDIVPNKSPSKGDEINNLLGRSHMLDNDQEELSFSPSIDLPGTVASRYPTNLMKFNQMMEPVKEPVIIRPTKTASLQSGYFRVPDDNGNGNTEPQPKQRQQQQQQPSQPPTQPEMKTHQQLQTSQPPAEQNERLTESNSINNNNTTCEGNDAAFNGKPEETFDERAEQTGSPPLSICSMRSEDSGKGSSPPHSVGPSLTTYEFLVPAFLVAGMLGKQGVFVKQIKKETGANVIIKRNPDTHNSKICTLEGSQQEIKDALALIRKKFPQRRFPALTLKRIEISRVEAVIPISLMKDTCSSLPLVEGINNDVAVSCIINVGHMFVHQPLHPTYLSLSSMQKSLNESYTKSEAPHMPEIVPNAVCVVFAAGVWYRAQIVQLDQGSNMVLVKYLDYGGFSLLPPQNLRQIRTDFITVPFQSIECVLSNIQPVDESQNTWSEEATELFRRLTSNTMMQAQVAGYTAEGIPEIYLFSSIAKDNVVFINKEMVARGYARWVD, encoded by the exons ATGATTACCGGTCGCCCACTGCTGTTTCTTTCACTGCCGAGTCTCGCGCTGATTGTGGGCCTCGTTTGGTATCGTCGCAAATTTAAACCGGATGCGGGTGATCGTGGTGGGGAAAAGAGCAAAGAATGTGAAAGTATGATCACGTCGCGCAGCAACACCACTGCCGACTCGGAGCCGGATGTGAAGCAAACTTCCTCACTGCCGATCCAACAGtccggcaacaacaacaatggcgCGGAAAATTGGGACAACTGCTCGGGTTCGGGCCACTCGTCGGCCGGGTCGTCCCGTTCGGCTCCGATTGACATTGTGCCGAACAAAAGTCCTTCCAAGGGCGATGAAATTAATAACCTGTTGGGTCGATCGCACATGCTTGATAACGATCAGGAAGAGCTGAGCTTTAGTCCGTCGATTGATTTGCCGGGCACGGTCGCCTCCCGCTATCCGACCAACCTGATGAAGTTTAATCAAATGATGGAACCGGTCAAGGAGCCCGTTATCATTCGTCCCACCAAAACGGCTTCGCTGCAGAGTGGATACTTCCGTGTGCCGGATGATAATGGCAATGGTAACACTGAGCCACAGCCAaaacaacggcagcagcagcagcagcagccatcaCAACCGCCAACACAGCCAGAAATGAAAACACACCAGCAACTCCAAACTTCACAGCCACCTGCCGAACAGAATGAGCGTCTAACCGAGAGCAATAGCATtaataacaacaacacaacGTGCGAAGGTAACGATGCGGCATTCAACGGCAAACCGGAGGAAACGTTCGACGAGCGTGCCGAACAGACTGGCAGCCCACCGCTCAGCATTTGCAGCATGCGCTCGGAGGACTCGGGCAAGGGTTCCAGTCCGCCGCACTCGGTAGGACCGTCCCTCACGACGTATGAGTTTCTGGTGCCTGCTTTCCTCGTGGCCGGCATGCTGGGGAAACAGGGTGTGTTCGTGAAGCAaatcaaaaaggaaacagGCGCAAACGTGATCATCAAGCGCAATCCGGATACACACAATAGCAAAATCTGCACACTGGAGGGCTCGCAGCAGGAAATCAAGGACGCGTTGGCGCTGATCCGGAAGAAGTTCCCCCAGCGTCGGTTTCCGGCACTCACCCTGAAGCGCATCGAGATTAGCCGTGTGGAGGCAGTCATTCCCATATCGCTAATGAAAGACACATGCTCCAGC CTGCCCCTGGTCGAGGGAATCAACAACGACGTCGCCGTTAGCTGCATCATAAACGTAGGCCATATGTTCGTACACCAGCCGCTCCACCCGACCTACCTGTCGCTGAGTAGCATGCAGAAGTCGCTCAACGAGAGCTACACGAAGAGTGAGGCTCCCCATATGCCGGAGATCGTGCCGAACGCCGTCTGCGTGGTGTTCGCCGCCGGCGTCTGGTACCGCGCACAGATCGTGCAGCTCGACCAAGGAAGTAATATGGTTCTGGTGAAGTACCTGGACTACGGTGGTTTCTCTCTGCTGCCTCCCCAGAACTTGCGGCAAATTAGAACAGATTTCATCACTGTACCATTTCAATCAATAGAATGTGTGCTATCTAATATTCAACCTGTTG ATGAAAGCCAAAACACCTGGTCCGAGGAAGCCACTGAACTGTTCCGTAGGTTAACAAGCAATACAATGATGCAAGCACAAGTGGCGGGCTACACTGCGGAAGGAATTCCGGAAATTTATCTATTCTCTTCAATAGCAAAAGAT AATGTAGTTTTCATCAATAAAGAAATGGTTGCCCGTGGATACGCTCGGTGGGTGGACTGA